A window of the Tripterygium wilfordii isolate XIE 37 chromosome 12, ASM1340144v1, whole genome shotgun sequence genome harbors these coding sequences:
- the LOC120011378 gene encoding uncharacterized protein LOC120011378, giving the protein MATPGYDLTEAYVLRKLHKEKMKMMDQEEGSKKIDGVKLQAKPKTGCFPWLIKKIQPTSDSAADFAGKEEVDRLDQRI; this is encoded by the coding sequence ATGGCAACCCCTGGATATGATCTGACAGAAGCATATGTGTTGAGAAAGCTTCATAAGGAGAAGATGAAAATGATGGATCAAGAAGAAGGGAGTAAGAAGATTGATGGGGTTAAGCTTCAAGCCAAACCCAAAACTGGTTGTTTCCCTTGGTTGATTAAGAAGATCCAGCCAACCTCTGATTCTGCAGCAGATTTTGCTGGAAAAGAAGAAGTGGATAGATTAGATCAAAGGATTTGA
- the LOC120011159 gene encoding uncharacterized protein LOC120011159, whose product MENISTSEKSTMNSPNFEKADEFTPVPVKELGEEPSREMKSVTISSDGSPLDNGDGQDGLGDKINKSNVSESKAHIENLADSMEHDSVDKMQKRSDFNSNVQQKNSGVNIEKVASSHQVDEGKDFESKAEEETNESTTEILSEVKEPEPIFDGTDVPKVASSHQLDEAKDFESKAKEEKNESTTEILSEEKEPEPIFDGTEVPGMEANRSSSTRSLGIDPEAEGSAWPEKAVALTSFVKEKGVVAVATFLRRLSVKRDELGQDIPTDEDKATSDSLEDNETTGISQKAAERSAWNPLNYIKISRDNAEKKAEPEAEAMEMLLQPIVMKGRIILYTRLRCKDCKEARLFLHRKRLRYVEINIDVFPSRKAELEKFSGSSAVPKVFFNEVLIGGFDEMKGLDESDKLNEKIDYLINEAPAVEAPLPPLSGEDDVSSNGALDELAVIVRKMKQFLIIKDRFYKMRRFTNCFVGSDAVDFLSEDQYLERDEAIEFGRKLASKLFFQHVLEENLFEDGNHLYRFFDDDPVVASQCHNIPRGIIDVKPKPIIEIASRLRFLSYAIFEAYTSEDGRHVDYRSIHGSEEFARYLRTVQELHRVELQDMRREDKLTFFINLYNMMAIHAILEWGYPVGALERRKMFGDFKYVIGGCTYSLSAIQNGVLRGNQRPPYNLMKPFGVKDKRFKVALPYPEHLIHFALVFGSRSGPALRCYSPANIDKELMEATRNYLRGGGLIVDLQANVALVSKILKWYSIDFGKNEAEVLKHASNYLEPANSEALLEMLADTRLKVIYQPYDWSLNL is encoded by the exons ATGGAAAACATAAGTACTTCTGAGAAAAGTACAATGAATTCTCCAAATTTTGAAAAGGCAGACGAATTTACACCTGTTCCTGTGAAGGAATTGGGTGAGGAACCATCAAGGGAAATGAAATCTGTTACCATAAGCAGCGATGGTTCCCCATTAGATAATGGTGATGGACAAGATGGCTTAGGTGACAAGATAAATAAGAGTAATGTGTCGGAGTCTAAAGCTCATATAGAGAATTTAGCGGACAGCATGGAGCATGATAGCGTGGACAAAATGCAAAAGAGAAGTGATTTCAACTCCAATGTCCAGCAGAAAAACTCTGGTGTTAATATTGAAAAAGTTGCCTCCAGTCACCAAGTGGATGAAGGTAAGGATTTTGAGTCCAAAgctgaagaagaaacaaatgaaagtaCAACTGAGATCCTTAGCGAGGTGAAGGAGCCAGAGCCTATTTTTGATGGAACAGACGTTCCTAAAGTTGCCTCCAGTCACCAGCTGGATGAAGCTAAGGATTTTGAGTCCAAagctaaagaagaaaaaaatgaaagtacAACTGAGATCCTTAGTGAGGAGAAGGAGCCAGAGCCTATTTTTGATGGAACAGAGGTTCCTGGAATGGAAGCTAACAGGAGTTCATCTACACGTTCTTTGGGTATTGATCCTGAAGCTGAGGGATCTGCTTGGCCTGAGAAGGCGGTGGCTCTAACAAGCTTTGTAAAGGAGAAGGGTGTAGTTGCAGTTGCTACTTTTCTACGCAGGCTTTCTGTAAAACGGGATGAACTTGGGCAGGACATTCCTACTGATGAGGACAAGGCTACTTCAGATTCGCTTGAAGATAATGAAACTACAGGAATATCTCAAAAAGCAGCTGAGAGATCTGCATGGAATCCCCTAAACTACATTAAGATCTCACGTGACAATGCAGAGAAAAAAGCTGAACCGGAAGCTGAAGCCATGGAGATGCTATTACAACCTATAGTCATGAAAGGAAGAATTATACTTTATACGAGGTTAAGATGTAAGGATTGCAAGGAGGCTAGGTTATTCTTGCACAGAAAGAGGCTTAGATATGTAGAGATCAATATTGATGTTTTCCCCAGTAGAAAGGCAGAGTTGGAGAAATTCTCTGGCTCATCTGCTGTTCCAAAGGTGTTTTTCAATGAAGTTTTGATTGGAGGATTTGATGAGATGAAGGGCTTGGATGAGTCTGACAAGCTCAATGAAAAAATCGATTATCTTATTAATGAAGCACCTGCAGTTGAAGCTCCTTTGCCTCCTCTTTCTGGTGAAGATGATGTGTCCAGTAATGGGGCACTTGATGAATTAGCTGTTATTGTTCGGAAAATGAAACAATTTCTCATTATTAAAGATCGATTCTATAAGATGCGAAGGTTCACCAACTGTTTTGTAGGCTCAGATGCTGTAGATTTCTTATCAGAGGATCAATACTTGGAAAGGGATGAG GCTATCGAATTTGGTAGAAAGCTTGCAAGCAAACTCTTCTTTCAGCATGTTCTTGA GGAAAATTTATTTGAGGATGGCAACCACTTGTATCGATTCTTCGATGATGATCCTGTTGTGGCATCTCAATGTCACAACATTCCGAGGGGCATAATTGATGTGAAGCCTAAACCCATAATAGAAATTGCATCAAGGTTGAGGTTTTTGTCTTATGCCATCTTTGAAGCCTACACATCAGAAGATGGTAGGCATGTTGATTACAGAAGCATTCATGGAAGTGAAGAATTTGCAAG GTATTTGAGGACAGTTCAAGAGCTCCATAGAGTAGAATTGCAAGATATGCGTAGGGAAGATAAGTTGACTTTCTTTATAAATCTCTATAACATGATGGCCATCCATGCAATATTGGAATGGGGTTATCCAGTTGGAGCACTTGAGCGAAGGAAGATGTTTGGAGATTTCAAGTACGTTATTGGTGGCTGTACATACTCACTTTCAGCCATTCAAAATGGGGTTTTAAGAGGCAACCAACGCCCACCGTACAATCTCATGAAGCCATTTGGAGTGaaagacaaacgtttcaag GTGGCTCTTCCATACCCAGAGCATCTTATTCACTTTGCATTGGTTTTTGGTAGCCGCTCTGGACCTGCTCTTCGATGCTACTCTCCTGCCAATATTGACAAGGAATTGATGGAAGCAACACGTAATTACTTAAGAGGTGGAGGACTTATTGTTGATTTGCAAGCAAATGTTGCATTAGTCAGTAAGATTCTCAAATG GTACAGCATTGATTTCGGAAAGAATGAAGCGGAGGTGTTGAAACACGCATCAAACTATTTGGAACCAGCCAATTCGGAAGCCTTGTTGGAAATGCTTGCAGACACTCGTTTGAAGGTGATATATCAGCCTTATGATTGGAGTTTGAACCTCTAG